The proteins below are encoded in one region of Ornithinimicrobium avium:
- a CDS encoding response regulator transcription factor, which yields MRVVIAEDSALFREGLAALLVTAGHTIVGRAATAAAAVAQVRAHQPDITVLDVRMPERDEGVAAAAEIRAWEPEAPVMLLSQHVETRHCVDLATGGSFGYLLKDRVLDVDDFFVALDRVARGGTALDPEVVAQLVGAARADTELALLTPRELDVLGHMAQGLSNRAVARRLHLSARTVETHIGSIFAKLGLVDAPDEHRRVRAVLAYLSAART from the coding sequence GTGCGGGTCGTGATCGCCGAGGACTCGGCGCTGTTTCGCGAGGGGCTGGCCGCGCTGCTGGTGACGGCCGGCCACACCATCGTGGGACGCGCGGCCACCGCCGCCGCCGCCGTCGCCCAGGTACGCGCGCACCAGCCGGACATCACCGTCCTGGACGTGCGCATGCCCGAGCGTGACGAAGGAGTGGCGGCCGCGGCGGAGATCCGCGCCTGGGAGCCGGAGGCTCCTGTGATGCTGCTGTCCCAGCACGTCGAGACCCGCCACTGCGTCGACCTGGCGACGGGTGGTTCCTTCGGCTACCTGTTGAAGGACCGCGTCCTCGACGTCGACGACTTCTTCGTCGCGCTGGACCGCGTCGCGCGGGGTGGGACCGCCCTCGATCCCGAGGTCGTCGCGCAGCTGGTCGGTGCCGCGCGGGCGGACACCGAGCTGGCGTTGCTCACGCCTCGAGAGCTGGACGTGCTGGGACACATGGCTCAGGGCTTGTCGAACCGCGCGGTGGCGCGCCGGCTGCACCTGTCCGCGCGCACGGTCGAGACCCACATCGGCAGCATCTTCGCCAAACTGGGCCTGGTGGACGCCCCGGACGAGCACCGCCGGGTGCGCGCCGTCCTGGCCTACCTGTCCGCCGCGAGAACCTGA
- a CDS encoding sensor histidine kinase has product MIAATAASALAGVVAAWELLVAVLALVRDPLEALFFAAVLGVGCALLVLGGLLTRRLPELPFGPLVTAAGAVLMALHLLPERQASALEGTWMLLYLPLALMLVWFPSGRAATAGWRWAARSTTGVVVLFNAVCVVAAVAPGLRPVLEPPGLVLVLAFLVMLGWCCAAPLARYRCAPSTQRLRLRWMFVAGLALPGTLLLCWASYLMFGAPDLVVIGLLVSYVIIPVGGAVGLLRPRLFDVDRAVVAATTATVLAAAALCVVAAAVWAVGLRLTEWSTFGAVGAVAVLTAGAAIAYPGLRGRLEEVLYPERARALRAVLALTAGVEAGTARPEDLQPELRTALNDPGLVVAHRGWTDPTLLRLDGTPAEPTAATGILRLGGEQIGAIVPSGAGARQVPAAVCKASAPLVASIRSRAEISRALAEVELAQERMLLAGERERHRLERDLHDGAQQRLVALGMRLRVLQRAGTTSPAQSEELDVVVAELATAVAELRQVAHGVRPSILDAGLPAALAELARRDPERITVDAGTDMVPAEVALTAYFVVNEAVTNALRHAAAERIHVTLHQEGSAVVVSVTDDGLGGARVRRPGGLAGLEERVTASGGRFRVASGAGRGTTVQAVLPCGS; this is encoded by the coding sequence ATGATCGCAGCCACCGCCGCGTCCGCGCTGGCCGGTGTGGTCGCAGCATGGGAGCTCCTGGTCGCCGTCCTCGCGCTGGTCCGAGATCCGCTGGAGGCGCTGTTCTTCGCCGCCGTCCTGGGGGTGGGGTGCGCCCTCCTGGTCCTGGGTGGTCTTCTGACACGCCGCCTGCCGGAGCTGCCGTTCGGTCCACTGGTCACAGCCGCGGGGGCGGTCCTCATGGCGCTCCATCTCCTGCCCGAACGGCAGGCCTCCGCGCTGGAGGGGACCTGGATGCTTCTCTACCTGCCCCTGGCGCTCATGCTGGTGTGGTTCCCCTCGGGACGTGCCGCCACGGCAGGGTGGAGGTGGGCGGCCCGCTCGACGACCGGCGTCGTGGTCCTGTTCAACGCCGTCTGCGTCGTCGCTGCCGTTGCGCCGGGGCTGCGGCCCGTCCTGGAACCGCCCGGACTGGTGCTGGTCCTAGCTTTCCTGGTCATGCTCGGCTGGTGCTGTGCTGCTCCGCTTGCCCGATACCGGTGTGCTCCCTCCACGCAGCGGCTGCGGCTGCGGTGGATGTTCGTGGCGGGTCTCGCCCTCCCCGGGACCTTGCTCCTGTGCTGGGCCAGTTACCTGATGTTCGGGGCGCCGGACCTGGTGGTCATCGGCCTGCTGGTGAGTTACGTCATCATCCCGGTCGGGGGCGCCGTCGGCCTGCTGCGGCCGCGGCTGTTCGACGTGGACCGTGCCGTCGTGGCCGCCACGACGGCGACGGTGCTGGCCGCGGCGGCTCTGTGCGTCGTCGCCGCCGCCGTCTGGGCGGTCGGGTTGCGCCTGACCGAGTGGTCGACCTTCGGTGCCGTCGGTGCCGTGGCGGTCCTCACCGCCGGGGCAGCAATCGCCTACCCAGGACTCCGGGGGCGCCTCGAGGAAGTGCTCTACCCCGAGCGCGCCCGTGCCCTGCGTGCCGTCCTGGCGCTCACTGCCGGCGTGGAGGCGGGCACGGCGAGGCCCGAGGACCTGCAACCGGAGCTGCGCACGGCGTTGAACGACCCTGGTCTGGTGGTGGCTCACCGGGGATGGACGGATCCGACGCTGCTCCGTCTGGACGGAACGCCTGCTGAGCCCACCGCCGCTACCGGCATCCTTCGTCTGGGTGGTGAGCAGATCGGTGCCATCGTCCCCTCGGGGGCCGGAGCGCGCCAGGTCCCCGCGGCGGTCTGCAAGGCATCGGCACCGCTGGTCGCATCCATCCGTTCTCGGGCGGAGATCAGCCGGGCTCTTGCCGAGGTGGAGCTGGCCCAGGAGCGGATGCTGCTCGCCGGCGAGCGCGAGCGTCACCGGCTGGAACGCGACCTCCACGACGGAGCGCAGCAACGCCTGGTGGCGCTGGGGATGCGTCTGCGGGTGCTGCAACGTGCCGGAACCACCTCACCGGCGCAGTCCGAGGAGCTGGACGTGGTCGTGGCCGAACTTGCCACGGCGGTGGCAGAACTGCGGCAGGTGGCTCACGGCGTGCGCCCGAGCATCCTGGACGCAGGCCTCCCTGCGGCGCTGGCTGAGCTGGCACGGCGTGACCCGGAACGGATCACGGTGGATGCGGGCACGGACATGGTGCCGGCGGAGGTTGCCCTCACCGCCTACTTCGTGGTCAACGAAGCCGTCACGAACGCGTTGCGTCACGCTGCCGCGGAGCGTATCCACGTGACTCTTCACCAGGAGGGCTCCGCCGTGGTCGTCTCGGTCACCGACGACGGGCTGGGGGGAGCTCGGGTGCGGCGACCTGGAGGACTTGCCGGGCTCGAGGAGCGGGTGACTGCTTCGGGTGGCCGCTTCCGGGTGGCGTCCGGAGCAGGCCGGGGGACCACGGTGCAGGCGGTGCTGCCGTGCGGGTCGTGA
- a CDS encoding thiamine ABC transporter substrate-binding protein, producing MTRTTRTRAGALAACLAVALPLTSCSLMGGGDDETPAPATAPAPTTQEGDTEGATATGGTDAEEATEAAAPTDTGTVTLVTHDSFALPDDLIAQFEADTGYDLQIQLSGDAGQLTNQLVLTAGSPIGDVAFGIDNTFAGRAIDNDVLTPYTPARLPRSAKEHALEGGDAAYLTPVDFGDVCVNVDDVWFANQGMMPPASLNDLLKPEYEDLFVTPGATTSSPGMSFLLATIGEFGPGQWQPYWEDLMANGAKITSGWTDAYTVDFTAGGGDGDRPIVLSYSSSPPFTIPEGGWQPTTSALLDTCFRQTEYAGVLDGTDNPQGAQAVIDWLVSPAVQAVIPDSMYMYPVDGRAPLPDLWAQFAPLAEEPIVVPARQIEEERQTWLQEWSDIATG from the coding sequence ATGACCCGCACCACACGCACCCGTGCCGGCGCCCTGGCAGCCTGCCTGGCGGTGGCCCTCCCGCTCACCTCGTGCTCGCTCATGGGCGGCGGTGACGACGAGACGCCCGCGCCGGCCACCGCGCCGGCACCCACCACGCAGGAGGGTGACACCGAGGGCGCCACCGCCACCGGCGGCACCGACGCCGAGGAGGCCACCGAGGCCGCTGCGCCCACGGACACCGGCACCGTCACGCTGGTGACGCACGACTCGTTCGCGCTGCCGGACGACCTGATCGCCCAGTTCGAGGCCGACACCGGCTACGACCTGCAGATCCAGCTCTCCGGCGACGCCGGGCAGCTGACCAACCAGCTGGTCCTGACCGCCGGCAGCCCGATCGGCGACGTCGCCTTCGGCATCGACAACACCTTCGCCGGGCGGGCGATCGACAACGACGTGCTCACCCCATACACCCCGGCTCGCCTGCCAAGGTCCGCGAAGGAGCACGCGCTCGAGGGCGGCGACGCGGCATACCTGACCCCCGTCGACTTCGGCGACGTGTGCGTCAACGTGGACGACGTCTGGTTCGCTAACCAGGGGATGATGCCGCCGGCGAGCCTGAACGACCTGCTCAAGCCGGAGTACGAGGACCTCTTCGTCACCCCCGGCGCCACCACCTCCAGCCCGGGTATGTCGTTCCTCCTCGCCACGATCGGGGAGTTCGGCCCGGGTCAGTGGCAGCCCTACTGGGAGGACCTCATGGCCAACGGGGCCAAGATCACCAGCGGCTGGACCGACGCCTACACCGTGGACTTCACCGCCGGCGGCGGGGACGGGGACCGGCCGATCGTGCTGTCCTACTCCTCTAGCCCGCCGTTCACCATCCCCGAGGGCGGCTGGCAGCCGACGACCAGCGCGCTGCTGGACACCTGCTTCCGGCAGACGGAGTATGCCGGCGTCCTGGACGGGACCGACAACCCCCAGGGGGCGCAGGCGGTCATCGACTGGCTGGTCAGCCCGGCGGTGCAGGCGGTCATCCCGGACAGCATGTACATGTATCCCGTCGACGGCCGAGCGCCGCTGCCCGACCTGTGGGCGCAGTTCGCGCCGCTGGCGGAGGAGCCGATCGTCGTGCCGGCCCGGCAGATCGAGGAGGAGCGGCAGACGTGGCTGCAGGAGTGGTCGGACATCGCGACGGGGTGA
- a CDS encoding S24/S26 family peptidase: MAAVTAGPRPPRVVRSSSKGHRKSVLGWALLITVVLAWAFTFRPTQLGGPATFIVVSGDSMEPTLSDGDLVVLRAHDAYAVGDIATFTVPDGEPGAGALVIHRLVGVEGDAFVPQGDNRDQTDDWRPMGADVKGTLWLHVPRGGDYLMRLIHPPLMAALAGGLATTWFLLRSPRSTRAEGGDEN; this comes from the coding sequence GTGGCGGCCGTGACCGCTGGGCCACGGCCGCCACGGGTCGTCCGCTCCAGCAGCAAGGGACATCGCAAGAGCGTCCTCGGGTGGGCGCTGCTCATCACTGTCGTCCTCGCATGGGCTTTCACCTTTCGTCCCACGCAGCTCGGGGGACCCGCGACGTTCATCGTGGTGTCGGGCGACAGCATGGAGCCGACGCTCTCCGACGGGGACCTCGTAGTCCTGAGGGCGCACGACGCGTACGCGGTCGGCGACATCGCAACGTTCACCGTCCCTGACGGCGAGCCCGGCGCCGGAGCCCTCGTAATCCACCGGCTGGTGGGGGTGGAGGGCGACGCATTCGTCCCGCAGGGCGACAACCGCGATCAGACCGACGACTGGAGACCGATGGGCGCCGACGTCAAGGGCACCCTGTGGCTCCACGTACCCCGCGGCGGTGATTACCTCATGCGCCTCATTCACCCGCCACTAATGGCGGCGCTGGCGGGTGGCCTGGCTACGACGTGGTTCCTTCTACGCAGCCCGCGGTCGACACGTGCAGAGGGCGGCGATGAGAACTAG
- a CDS encoding DUF4235 domain-containing protein, with the protein MANLVAKAVTAGAAVVAAIVARKTTDGTWKFVTGSDSPQNPDDPEIDLKEAIAFAVLSGALVGLARMLANRQTTRMMAKGAGKTPEQTADRANS; encoded by the coding sequence ATGGCTAACCTCGTCGCGAAAGCTGTCACCGCAGGAGCCGCCGTCGTGGCTGCGATCGTCGCCCGCAAGACGACGGACGGCACGTGGAAGTTCGTCACCGGCAGCGATTCGCCCCAGAACCCGGACGACCCCGAGATCGACCTCAAGGAGGCCATCGCCTTCGCCGTCCTGTCCGGCGCGCTCGTCGGGCTGGCCAGGATGCTGGCCAACCGGCAAACGACGCGGATGATGGCCAAGGGAGCCGGCAAGACCCCCGAGCAGACCGCCGACCGAGCCAACTCCTGA
- a CDS encoding glycosyltransferase family 2 protein — translation MVPDVSFVVPAHNAERTLAATISSALAQEGVTVEVVVVDDASSDRTAEIAESFGPPVHVLRNRTNQGEGRSRNRAIENARGRWVSVLDADDTVAQARSRRLLDRAEAAEGLPIVVDNILMHRYRPGDGDAGVSVTSWPMFRPARLAGLGTLTLAEFVRGSRPLRSWSEAYGYLKPTLRRDFVAEHGLTYSPHLRVGADFYFLARALHFAGAAAVEPLGGYHYTIYPESVSARVGPPHIKAWMRADAAILEECDLEPTAQKAFEHRSAILHEALEYVRLASLLRDRDVVGAARQAAANPLLLIHLSRPVWWRARRAASWVHAEASSWVRGTGRG, via the coding sequence ATGGTCCCGGATGTCAGTTTCGTGGTGCCGGCGCACAACGCTGAGCGCACCCTGGCCGCGACCATCTCTAGCGCGCTCGCGCAAGAGGGAGTGACTGTCGAGGTGGTCGTCGTCGACGATGCCTCTAGCGATAGGACGGCGGAGATCGCGGAGTCCTTTGGCCCCCCGGTCCACGTGTTGCGCAACAGGACCAACCAGGGTGAGGGACGCTCCCGCAACAGAGCGATCGAGAACGCACGGGGACGGTGGGTCTCGGTGCTGGACGCCGATGACACGGTGGCTCAGGCGCGTTCACGGCGGCTGCTGGACCGCGCGGAAGCGGCGGAGGGGCTGCCCATCGTCGTGGACAACATCCTGATGCACCGTTACCGCCCGGGTGATGGCGACGCGGGGGTGTCGGTGACGAGCTGGCCGATGTTCCGGCCGGCGCGGCTCGCCGGATTAGGGACGCTCACTCTTGCGGAGTTCGTACGAGGCAGTCGACCGCTCAGGTCCTGGTCGGAGGCATACGGCTACCTCAAGCCGACTCTTCGGCGCGACTTCGTGGCTGAGCACGGCTTGACCTATAGCCCGCACTTGCGGGTGGGGGCCGACTTCTACTTCCTGGCCCGTGCCCTGCACTTCGCCGGGGCAGCAGCCGTCGAGCCTCTTGGTGGTTACCACTACACGATCTACCCCGAGTCGGTATCCGCGCGTGTGGGCCCTCCCCATATCAAGGCCTGGATGCGCGCGGACGCAGCGATCCTGGAGGAGTGCGATCTCGAGCCTACCGCCCAGAAGGCCTTTGAGCACCGCAGCGCGATCCTGCATGAGGCGCTGGAGTACGTACGTCTGGCGAGCCTCTTGCGAGACCGCGATGTCGTCGGCGCCGCCCGGCAGGCCGCCGCCAACCCTCTCCTGCTCATCCATCTCTCCCGGCCCGTGTGGTGGCGCGCCCGTCGAGCAGCGAGCTGGGTTCACGCGGAGGCCAGCTCGTGGGTTCGGGGCACGGGCCGTGGCTAA